The DNA sequence tcttctttcctgtaATGTGCGATGGAGCTTACGGCGCACATCAACACGTCCACAGGATACTACTGTCCATCCTCCATTTGACAGCCGCGATTGGTGATTCTATTAATCTCACCATAGACAACGGCGGTTTTTAGATCGTTCAGAGATTCTAGGTATCCGACACCGGGGGTTAACCTAGAAGCAATGCCAACAGATAGAGGCCCCTACGAGGACAACAATCAGTCATGCAGAGCAACCTTACCGTCGACAGCCAACTGCCCATGGAGGAATgactttctcttccagaCCCGGGTTCTTGAGAGCATCTCTCATGGAATTAACAAATTCGTTACGTGCCTCCTCTTGGGCCTCCGATCTTGCGAAGAACAAAGGATATGTTTTGTTTGCATTGTGCTCGAGCCAACGTCGGAAGGTATGCAATGCCTTCGGATCCTTTGTGAACCTGTCCTTCTCATCCGGCTCGAACCTCCGTGGTTGAAAACCAGAAAAGCCACTGACAGCAACCCATGTTGGCTCTCGAATGAAAGTGGTACACCTGGCCCTAGCCGAAATCAACCTAATTCTAGCCGCCATCGGAATTAACATTCTGCTGGAGAGCAAAGTACACGAGTTGGTAAAGTCTGTCCAATATTTCCAGTGCGAATGTGAGGTCCTGTCGCAGATCGGACATTTCCGCTTGAATCATCTCAGATAATCGTTTGGCCTTCTGGCGTCGGAGTCGCTGGTGTTCTCGGTCTAAGATGCGTTTGCGCTCCATCTGGGCTGCATTGCATATTCGGCTACGGCCGTGGGAGGGATTCCGACTTGTTGACATGCTAGGAATGGCCCAATCTGGGAAAATTATGAATTCGCTCTACAAACCTCCAGATACATGGATCGTTGGCGTAGTTGTATATAAGGCTGTTTAATATCTACCCCGCGTTCCACTAAACCGTGGAGTGTGGGGTGGCTTCCCTATTGCCGAGCTACGGCTAATCTACTAGATTATATGGATATTAATGAATGAATGTAGTTTGAGGAGCTACACTTCAAAGATAATATGATAGTTTATTATAGTGCTTCATACCAAGAAGGTGGATATTCGTCATCACCATCTGAAGTAAGATAAGCACAAACGTAAACCCTAGCATTACTCCTCTCCATGCTGCTTTCGCCAAAAGGCTCGGTAATGCCGCCCCTGGCCAAGCTGAGATATTTCTCTCACCTCTTCCGGGGTCAGCTGAAATGTAAGCACTTGAAGGAATTCCTGTAGTCGAGATTCCTTGCTACTCGTGGTGACTGCCACATCTCCACGGTCGATGGACCACCTCAGGAGAACTTCCCCTTCGGTGACCTTGTACTTCGCAGCTAGTTCAGACACCTTCGGATCCACTGGTCCTCCAGGCGCACGCAGAATGGGAGTCAAGGGACCATAGCTCGCTATCTTGATATCTTTTTCCCGCTGAAAGCGGAGCAGCTCCTCCTGCTGCAGATAGGGGTGGTGCTCGATTTGGTTGATGACGGGTGCAATAACCGCAGTTTTAAGTGTGGCCTCCAGGTGGGACTGGTGGTAATTCGATACACCGATCGCTTTGGCCTTTCCAGCTTGTTGGACCTTTTCCATGGCTGCCCATGCCTGTTGCAGTTCGCCGTCACTCTTCGCGAAGAAAGGTGAATGGATCAGGTATCTGTTTCGAGTTGTTACGGATACATTCTATTGGTATAACGCCATCATTGCACTTACAAGTCCACATAATTCAGTTGAAGCTTTCGCAAACTCTGGTCAATGGCGCTTGGGATATCGGCAATGTTCGTAATCACCTTCGTTGTGACGAAGAGTTCCTCGCGTGGAATTCCGCTCTCTTTAATTGCTACACCCAGCTCAGCTTCGGTGCCATAGACTTCGGCGCCATCCAAGTGACGGTATCCAAGGCGAATTGCGGTCTTGATTGCTTCCACTAGTTCGCGATTGACCGAATCGTCCCCGGCCTGTTTGTACCAGGCCGTGCCGGTGCCGTAACCAAGCTGTCGGCGTTGATTAGTTTCCAAGCAGACCCAGCTGTGGGGAATCTTACAATTGGTATAGACACATTGTCATTAAGTTTCACACGTGGTGTGTTGGGAATCGAGTTACTCGCCATGGTTTGATCGACGTGGCAGGGGATGAAAAAGCGGGCAAAGTGAGACCTTGCAAGTGGGTGGGCCCGTTGTTATGAAGACGTCAAGGACTCAAGGAGCGCAGCAATTCCGCAGTATgccaatcaatcaatacaATCACGTCTTCATAAATTTGTCAGCCGGCAAGTGTGATGTAAGGTGGATCCAATATTCCTCATACGACCAATCCTGGCACTACTATTCGGACTCCCAATGACCCACTTCGGCAGTCGTGTGGATTCTCGCCGAGGTTGCAGAATCCAGGGTTTTCCACGACCACGTGGGGCGAGGTCAATTATGGTCTGCATTCAACTGGGATATCTTTCATGCCGATACCACCGTTTAGATCAATCCATAGTCTAAATTATTCGTGACTTCGCTTCTCGCTTGTCGGTTGAATTAATTATCGTACCGGCCTGCAGCAGTAAAGTAGCTGTACAGGCTAcgacaaatatatatatattgatacTTCGGGAATTACCATCTCCGGGAAAATCAAGTCCAGATATTGCGTGGTAGCGAGCCATGTTTGTCTACTTTTAAATTTGCGCAATACTTATGTGCTGCTGAAGATATGTTTATTGTGTCGGCTTTGTGCTCAAATTATCATTGCTAATAGCATACATTGCTGTGAGTATTACACCCGCTCGAGTGGTCAGTTTTACGCGGACAGATACAAGAGAGGGTCTCTACGAGTGAGCTTCAATCTGCTATGATCTTACTTGTGTATGGTGACAGTGTAGCCGTGCTCCCGAGCAAGGTATACGTTAGATGTCAATGAATAACGGAAAGTGACGGAGGGAAAGAATAGAGATGACGTTCAATGCAGGAATAATCATTTGTTTCACAAGACAAGTTTTACATATCGTCAAGACCTCGGCCTGCAACCAATTTGTTGTCATACCCAAAGCCTCAATCTACTTGCTATGACCGTGGGCGCGACGATGGCGAAGGAGACGGGTGTCGCGGCGTACCTTGGCAGCAGAAATAGTCAGGTTGTCGGAAATACCGGCCGTGCATGCGGTGCCATCAGCCATGTTTTGTGATGCATCCCACTGCCCGTTCACGCAGCGCTGGAAGGCTGTGCCGCCGTTGCAGTACCAGGCACCTTCTTCACTGCAAGAACCACTCAGCACACCCGAGGTAGTAGAAGAGACGGAAGAGGCGGAAGAGGCCGTGCTAGCGACATCCTCAGTCGCTGTAGTCGTAGTCGAAAAGGCGATCTGAGTCGTCTGGGACGGGATAGACGGTTCTGCGGCGACGCTCATCTCGACCGCAACCTCGGCGGGAGGGCTGGTGATTGCTGCGGGAGTGGTTGGGGTGATAGTGGTAACAGCAGCGGCAGTTGCAGTAGCGGTGCTCCCAGCGGTGTAGAGAGCTGGGCCAGGAATGGTATAGGAGCTGATACTTTGCCAGATATCGACGTAGATACCAGGGTCAGTGTCCTTGTAAAGGGCAGTACCCAGGGTACCACTGGGCGTTGCGGTACCACTGCCGGTGACTTGCAGGTTGATGCACTGGGGATAATTCTGAGCCCCATCCGGATTCTCGGCGTCATGAAGGGCAATAATCTCGTGACGAAGGACATAGTAGCCCGCCTCGATGTCAGTGGGGATAGTGATGCTGCGACTAAAGCTGTCATCAATCAATTGATCCGTAGCCCATGTGCCGGGGACGTCCGTGTCATCGATCAAGCCCCCAGcatcgatcttgaagaactcCAGGGAAGTTTTGTCGACGTCAGAGCAAGAGCCACTGCACTTGGCCAGGTAGGTAATGACCGGGCCATGGTGATCGTCGGGCCAGGTGTTCCAGGTCATTTTGACAGTTCCACCAGGAGCTACCGGAGCGGAGAGCGCACCAGGCGCAGAGCCACGATGACAGATGATGTCGGAGCTATCATACGCAGTAGGGGCGACATAGCCATCATCAGTGGCATTGGTGGACCAGGCGATGAGCTGCGGGGGGTCGGACTCGTAGTAGTAGGTATCGACCAGATAGCCACCATAAGTGGTACCATCCACCTCAATACTCGATACATAGCCGTGACCCGCGACCAGCGAAAGTGAGGCCAGCAGCACAATTGCTACTTTGGAGAAAGACATGCTGAGCCAAAGAGAATAGGTAACGAAGGagtgaagggaaaagaacTTCAGTCAATGAAGTTTTGGTACGAAACTACGAATGGAAGAGAATGGGAGGAAACTCCAGTCAATGAAGTTTCGCCAAACAGAAAGGACAAAAACAAATTTTTGGAAAGAGATGCTATCCAGACCTTTCTGTCCCCTCCAGGGCTTATCAGGCTATTTAACTATTTCCTTGACCTGACTGTAGAGAAAAGTGCCGAACGAATGGATGACGAAGGAACATTGGTGGCCTAAGCGAAGGACCGCCAGTTTAATGAAACCGGAGTATAACAAGTATCCATTTGCAGCACACTTGATACCACACTGTCGCCGTTCCCAAAATGACGGATTCAAGTGGAGAGGAGGCCGCCAGCTAGGTGGCTTGTTCTTTGATTCTCGCCATATCCGGGGAGAAACTAGGCAAGTGCCTGTAGATTGCACGTAAGCTTGGCTACATTCAAGCTTCTAGTCAAACACCGGGTGTCTGAGAATCACGGTTAGGGGCATTGGAATTGCACTGACGATCTAAGCGAGACCGGCCATCGCATGCCGGCGCCAATCATCGATGGTCGCCCGACAGTCTCCACCGGCTAAGAATGGGATGACGCAGCCTTTCCTCGATAGTAAGTGAACTGGATCTGCTGAGGATCTTTCCAACATTCAAAAATCTGGGAGCCTACAGTGGGCGGAAGTGCCCTGCAAcgttgtttcttcttcaccggcATCCCTTCTCTAGGGTTTAATGCAGAAAATCTCATTGCAGAAATCAGTGCTGACAGCGGGTAAACCTTTAACCGGGGCAATATACTCATGCCACAGAATGGACAGCGCTGCCGACTCGGAGCCTCACCAAGGTCATATGTAATCGCGCTTTCCATCCAACAATGTCTGCTCATTGCCCTATCTTGGAGGGCATGACCGTTAACCGACGTGGGGTGAGTGACGGTCTTCGTTCTGTGTTGacccttccctttcctcccccaTCCGTCTTGTGTTTTTTTGTTAAATAGAATAACACGTCTCCGAAATGGAATTAACGACGTCTAGCCTTGGCGAGTCGTATGGTATGACCGACTTTGTGGCTAAGGTTCGGGCTGGCAGTGTCTAAAAGTCTCCATTAGTGGCATGGCAACCGCTAGCATTGTCGCAGCTGCACCACACCTGGGCAGAGGTCCTTCTTACATGAGGTTTGACTAAAAGAAGGACATCGGCTGTCATGATAGGGTCACAGAATACTGGGATCCAATCAAAACGTCACCATGATGTGAGTAGCAgtaatgttgaccctaaaTGTGCAAGAGATCCAACGGATACTGGGGAAAGGTCCCATCGTGTACCACTGGCACCGGAGGCACAAAACAATGGAAATAGCCTCATGGATGTAGATTGTCCCAGAAATAATACGAGTCGAGGTGCAAAAGCCAAAACTTTAATTGATCGACTGATGACATCAGGACCCAGGAAACCCGAACGGCCTGCCTGCGTATTTTAACTCAGATTCCACGTAAAGAACATTGCTAGTGATCACTTCCTTTCTAAGAATCTAATGCTCGACTGGCATTCACGATGACAGGTAGCGGTCGAACAAGTGATGCTCTAAGCATCCTCTCCCTATGTATTCATGTCATCCAATGTGGTAGTGCAATCGTGGTGCTCGGCATTACAGCTTGGGCAGTTCAACACACCAAGACGACTACGGTCATATATTCCCTGGTCATTGCAAGTTAACCTCGTTTACTCCTCGCGAGACCGTTAATCTAACAATCCATCAGGCAGTTTTGACACCCGTAGTATACGGAATCGCCTTAATAATAAGTTGCCTTACAAGGCGTCGAAAGGGCAATTTCCTGCCGGTGCTGGCTTTTGACATAGCATTTTCCTACCTGTGAGTCCCTTTCCAGATTTTATCTTTCATAACTTACAATAATACCTCCTCACTAGTTGGCTTACGGCCTTTATCTTCTTGGCTCGCGACTTCAACCATATTGGCTGTCGTGTGCTCCTCTGGAATGGCGAAACCGTTTGCAGCAGGAAGTACGCCGCTGAAGCTTTCAGCTTCATCGCATTGTAAGTACCTTTGAAATCGCTTGAAGGGAAGGGTTCTCATTTTGTGAGACAGCATCCTCACTTTGGTATCATTTCTTGTTGAGTTTGCATTCATGTATGCTGCGAAAGGCGATACGCACGCAGGGGAAATTAGGGAAGTCGGAGACAATGACGACCTGGGTGCATTATCGCGAAATCTGCGCCACGTTGGTGTTATGCCATAGGTCGATGAGGGAATTTGTTAGAATGCTCCATGTTATATTGCCTTTCACACTAAATCCGCCGGTAGCGAGGTTGACACCAACAATGCTTTCCGACACATACCCGCAGGCCATCGTTTTATCAATCCATCTAGTTCGAAGCTTTTATAAAACACATCGGTACAAAGGTGAAGCTTACAAGGTTGATTACTCTCGCCAAACGTACAGTCAGGCAATCTCTCAAATGTCAACTATAGACATGCTAGCTCTTGTTGGTGGTAAAAGATCGCGCTTGTTAAAGATAACCCTCAGATATAATCCAGAAACTAGCACTAACTAGGCAGATCACATCAATATGAACCTCCTACACGATCTGCTAGTGGGCACGACTAATATTATTGGGGCGTTCGATATCACTTGCATAGGTATTAGCCAGTGTCTGTTTCCTGAAGTGTAAATAGCTGCCAATACAGCCCCTGCCGAGCAAGTAACTCCTCATGGGAGCCACAATCGACGATTTTTCCCTGGTCCATCACGTAGATGCAATTCGCATGAGCGATCGAGGCCAGACGGTGCGCGACTGCAATTGTTGTCcgctctcctcctccaccactgAGAGCACTTTGGACATGCTTCTCGGAAATTGTATCCAGTGCAGAGGTTGCCTCGTCGAGGAGCCTTGAAATAGTCAGTGGAGTTGCATTTGCTGACGATGCAGGATAGGTACATACAGAATCCTAGGTTTCCGGAGCAGTGCCCTGGCAATGGCAATTCTCTGTTTCTGGCCTCCAGAAACCCGACTTCCTTTGCCACCCACCGGAGTGTCAAGCCCGTTTGGAAGGGAGATCTAAATAAGAATGAGCTGCTTGCAGTAATATAATCGATTACTATAAACGCCAAACCACTTACAATAAAGTCATAGATGTTGGCGCTTTTACAGGCGCCaatgacctcatcctccgacACATTTTCCTCATCGCTCAGCAAGCAGTCTCGTATCGTCCCTCCAACAATCCACCCACCTTGTCCCACATATGACATGGTACGTCTGAGATTGGCTAGCTTATACTCACGGACATCCTTTCCACCCACTAGAATGGTGCCGCGGGTGGGATCGTAGAAGCGTTCAATCAGATCAAGGATGGTGCTTTTCCCACTGCCGCTGGTGCCGACAATGGCGGTCAGTTGGCCATGCTTGGCCGTCAGGTTAATGTTTTGTAGAACTGTACAAGGTCCATGAGGGGAAGGATACTCGAATTCCACCGATGACAGCATCACACCTGTTGAAGTTTGTCCGGGAACCTCACCGTGCTGAAGGCCGACGTCGATTGTGGTGGGAGTGAAAAGAAGCCCTACCAGTTGAGCTGCTGCGCTACCGGCCCCTGCAATATCTGGCGCGTATGAGAAAACCATACCAGCCGCCTGAGAGCTCCAGACAATGGCCGTGAAACAGATAAAGAATTGTTGCACGCTATATTCGCCTGACGCAACCAGCTTTACGCTGCCGTACCAAAAGAGAAGGCTAGTGACCCAGAAGACTAGAGACTGACTTGCCGCATACATGATACTTGATACAATATTGAAGCGCAGTGTTTGGGGTTGTTCAGCTTGAAGCTTCTCACAGTATCGGTCGACAATGGTATCTTGAATACCGAGAGAAGTG is a window from the Aspergillus oryzae RIB40 DNA, chromosome 6 genome containing:
- a CDS encoding aldo/keto reductase (aldo/keto reductase family proteins), with protein sequence MASNSIPNTPRVKLNDNVSIPILGYGTGTAWYKQAGDDSVNRELVEAIKTAIRLGYRHLDGAEVYGTEAELGVAIKESGIPREELFVTTKVITNIADIPSAIDQSLRKLQLNYVDLYLIHSPFFAKSDGELQQAWAAMEKVQQAGKAKAIGVSNYHQSHLEATLKTAVIAPVINQIEHHPYLQQEELLRFQREKDIKIASYGPLTPILRAPGGPVDPKVSELAAKYKVTEGEVLLRWSIDRGDVAVTTSSKESRLQEFLQVLTFQLTPEEVREISQLGQGRHYRAFWRKQHGEE
- a CDS encoding lytic polysaccharide monooxygenase auxiliary activity family 9 protein (predicted protein), with amino-acid sequence MSFSKVAIVLLASLSLVAGHGYVSSIEVDGTTYGGYLVDTYYYESDPPQLIAWSTNATDDGYVAPTAYDSSDIICHRGSAPGALSAPVAPGGTVKMTWNTWPDDHHGPVITYLAKCSGSCSDVDKTSLEFFKIDAGGLIDDTDVPGTWATDQLIDDSFSRSITIPTDIEAGYYVLRHEIIALHDAENPDGAQNYPQCINLQVTGSGTATPSGTLGTALYKDTDPGIYVDIWQSISSYTIPGPALYTAGSTATATAAAVTTITPTTPAAITSPPAEVAVEMSVAAEPSIPSQTTQIAFSTTTTATEDVASTASSASSVSSTTSGVLSGSCSEEGAWYCNGGTAFQRCVNGQWDASQNMADGTACTAGISDNLTISAAKVRRDTRLLRHRRAHGHSK
- a CDS encoding ABC transporter ATP-binding protein (multidrug/pheromone exporter, ABC superfamily) → MANRPLSIDCSAKSSRWALVKFVWHLNTPERRFILIGILASAFAGAGYPIQAILFGNAVVSIVSPDSATDGHDPKFWALMYVALGKCQFIFYTIQGICFALTSSRLAYRTRTKAFTSLINQDMSFFNQVENSSGTLTAFLATEASRLTGVSGTTFGAILNSVMTLVAAIAVACSFGWKLGLVAASTIPILLTCGFLRFWIISWTESHAARATDAAGAACEAVSAVTTVTSLGIQDTIVDRYCEKLQAEQPQTLRFNIVSSIMYAASQSLVFWVTSLLFWYGSVKLVASGEYSVQQFFICFTAIVWSSQAAGMVFSYAPDIAGAGSAAAQLVGLLFTPTTIDVGLQHGEVPGQTSTGVMLSSVEFEYPSPHGPCTVLQNINLTAKHGQLTAIVGTSGSGKSTILDLIERFYDPTRGTILVGGKDVREYKLANLRRTMSYVGQGGWIVGGTIRDCLLSDEENVSEDEVIGACKSANIYDFIISLPNGLDTPVGGKGSRVSGGQKQRIAIARALLRKPRILLLDEATSALDTISEKHVQSALSGGGGERTTIAVAHRLASIAHANCIYVMDQGKIVDCGSHEELLARQGLYWQLFTLQETDTG